A single genomic interval of Lucilia cuprina isolate Lc7/37 chromosome 2, ASM2204524v1, whole genome shotgun sequence harbors:
- the LOC111690742 gene encoding reticulon-1-A isoform X6, producing the protein MSTMESLIYWRDVKKSGIVFGAGLVTLLAISCFSVISVFAYLSLILLTGTIAFRIYKSVMQAIQKTSDGHPFKEYLEVDLTLSQEKIQNIAGVAVAHVNGFTAELRRLFLVEDLVDSIKFGVIMWVMTYIGAWFNGMTLVILAFVSLFTLPKVYENNKQSIDTYLDLARSKVAEVTEKIKVAIPIGNKKPIAAETDKDK; encoded by the exons ATGTCtacaa TGGAGTCCCTCATTTACTGGCGCGATGTGAAAAAATCTGGTATTGTATTTGGTGCTGGTCTTGTCACACTTTTGGCCATTTCATGTTTCTCTGTCATCAGTGTATTCGCCTATTTGTCATTGATCTTACTGACAGGCACAATTGCATTCAGAATCTATAAATCAGTTATGCAGGCCATACAAAAGACCTCCGATGGTCATCCCTTCAA AGAATACTTGGAAGTTGATTTAACATTGTCTCAAGAGAAAATCCAAAATATTGCTGGTGTTGCTGTAGCTCATGTTAATGGCTTCACTGCTGAATTGAGAAGATTATTTTTGGTTGAAGATTTAGTTGATTCCATTAAATTCGGTGTTATTATGTGGGTCATGACCTACATTGGCGCTTGGTTCAATGGCATGACATTGGTTATTTtgg CCTTTGTCTCCTTGTTCACCTTGCCCAAGGTTTacgaaaacaacaaacaatctATTGATACTTATTTGGATTTGGCCAGAAGCAAAGTAGCTGAAGTAACTGAAAA GATCAAAGTAGCCATTCCCATTGGCAACAAAAAGCCCATTGCTGCTGAAACCGACAAGGACAAGTAA
- the LOC111690742 gene encoding reticulon-1-A isoform X5, with translation MAGGRKFSRNNSSVQQLPERGPVESLIYWRDVKKSGIVFGAGLVTLLAISCFSVISVFAYLSLILLTGTIAFRIYKSVMQAIQKTSDGHPFKEYLEVDLTLSQEKIQNIAGVAVAHVNGFTAELRRLFLVEDLVDSIKFGVIMWVMTYIGAWFNGMTLVILAFVSLFTLPKVYENNKQSIDTYLDLARSKVAEVTEKIKVAIPIGNKKPIAAETDKDK, from the exons atggctgGTGGTAGAAAATTTTCACGTAACAATTCATCAGTACAACAATTGCCCGAAAGAGGACCAG TGGAGTCCCTCATTTACTGGCGCGATGTGAAAAAATCTGGTATTGTATTTGGTGCTGGTCTTGTCACACTTTTGGCCATTTCATGTTTCTCTGTCATCAGTGTATTCGCCTATTTGTCATTGATCTTACTGACAGGCACAATTGCATTCAGAATCTATAAATCAGTTATGCAGGCCATACAAAAGACCTCCGATGGTCATCCCTTCAA AGAATACTTGGAAGTTGATTTAACATTGTCTCAAGAGAAAATCCAAAATATTGCTGGTGTTGCTGTAGCTCATGTTAATGGCTTCACTGCTGAATTGAGAAGATTATTTTTGGTTGAAGATTTAGTTGATTCCATTAAATTCGGTGTTATTATGTGGGTCATGACCTACATTGGCGCTTGGTTCAATGGCATGACATTGGTTATTTtgg CCTTTGTCTCCTTGTTCACCTTGCCCAAGGTTTacgaaaacaacaaacaatctATTGATACTTATTTGGATTTGGCCAGAAGCAAAGTAGCTGAAGTAACTGAAAA GATCAAAGTAGCCATTCCCATTGGCAACAAAAAGCCCATTGCTGCTGAAACCGACAAGGACAAGTAA
- the LOC111690742 gene encoding reticulon-1-A isoform X4, whose product MAALEQVQEIFALLTEITEMPLNRESLESLIYWRDVKKSGIVFGAGLVTLLAISCFSVISVFAYLSLILLTGTIAFRIYKSVMQAIQKTSDGHPFKEYLEVDLTLSQEKIQNIAGVAVAHVNGFTAELRRLFLVEDLVDSIKFGVIMWVMTYIGAWFNGMTLVILAFVSLFTLPKVYENNKQSIDTYLDLARSKVAEVTEKIKVAIPIGNKKPIAAETDKDK is encoded by the exons atggcTGCCTTAGAACAAGTACAAGAAATTTTTGCACTTTTGACAGAAATTACAGAAATGCCGTTAAATCGTGAATctt TGGAGTCCCTCATTTACTGGCGCGATGTGAAAAAATCTGGTATTGTATTTGGTGCTGGTCTTGTCACACTTTTGGCCATTTCATGTTTCTCTGTCATCAGTGTATTCGCCTATTTGTCATTGATCTTACTGACAGGCACAATTGCATTCAGAATCTATAAATCAGTTATGCAGGCCATACAAAAGACCTCCGATGGTCATCCCTTCAA AGAATACTTGGAAGTTGATTTAACATTGTCTCAAGAGAAAATCCAAAATATTGCTGGTGTTGCTGTAGCTCATGTTAATGGCTTCACTGCTGAATTGAGAAGATTATTTTTGGTTGAAGATTTAGTTGATTCCATTAAATTCGGTGTTATTATGTGGGTCATGACCTACATTGGCGCTTGGTTCAATGGCATGACATTGGTTATTTtgg CCTTTGTCTCCTTGTTCACCTTGCCCAAGGTTTacgaaaacaacaaacaatctATTGATACTTATTTGGATTTGGCCAGAAGCAAAGTAGCTGAAGTAACTGAAAA GATCAAAGTAGCCATTCCCATTGGCAACAAAAAGCCCATTGCTGCTGAAACCGACAAGGACAAGTAA